In a single window of the Caproicibacterium sp. BJN0003 genome:
- a CDS encoding methionine ABC transporter permease: MSVLLQSVGESFQMMIFGTIFAYVLGLPMGILLVVTAKDGIRPNLVVYKILDVVVNITRSVPFLILLVTIMPFTRMVVGTTIGTKATIVSLVVSAAPFVARLVESSIQEVDRGIIEAAQSMGAGTFQIIYKVMLPEARPSLIVNAAIAAATILGYSAMAGFVGGGGLGTVAINYGYQRGQTDIMIITVILLVVIVQVFQSIGMKLARVLDKRKE, translated from the coding sequence ATGTCAGTTCTGCTGCAAAGTGTGGGAGAATCTTTTCAGATGATGATTTTCGGTACCATCTTTGCTTATGTACTTGGCCTTCCAATGGGAATTTTGCTGGTAGTAACGGCGAAGGACGGCATTCGTCCGAATCTTGTGGTATATAAGATTTTAGATGTTGTTGTCAATATCACGAGAAGCGTGCCATTCTTGATCCTTTTGGTGACGATTATGCCGTTTACACGAATGGTCGTCGGAACAACGATTGGAACGAAAGCGACGATCGTATCGTTGGTAGTTTCGGCAGCCCCGTTTGTAGCCCGTTTGGTAGAAAGTTCCATTCAGGAAGTGGACCGCGGAATTATTGAAGCTGCTCAGTCCATGGGAGCGGGAACTTTTCAGATCATCTATAAGGTGATGCTTCCGGAAGCGCGTCCCAGTCTGATTGTCAATGCTGCAATTGCCGCAGCAACGATTTTGGGTTACTCTGCGATGGCTGGATTTGTCGGCGGCGGAGGATTAGGAACCGTTGCAATTAATTATGGATATCAGCGTGGTCAAACGGACATTATGATTATTACCGTGATTCTTTTGGTTGTGATTGTACAGGTGTTCCAGTCGATCGGAATGAAACTTGCACGTGTATTAGATAAACGAAAAGAATAA